One Dysidea avara chromosome 7, odDysAvar1.4, whole genome shotgun sequence genomic region harbors:
- the LOC136259764 gene encoding sulfoquinovosidase-like isoform X2 codes for MDITDYGSKSGSGGHNVVYFNGTICSSTTFSLTFQADSVSDGNQMWSHLQLNFSISENSPYNQLWLSYGCAEDEHFHGFGAQYSKFDMKGHRLPLFLSEQGVGRGLEPLTRILDEVSKGSGGTWYTTYTHVPFYLTNYHRGFLLLSPQYSVFDMTEKTTVRIELNSRSLQARIIAGTSPKEVVTSYSAFTGRMKRLPDWLNKGAVVGMQGGTDAVLQVLSQIKLVTGSSDDVAGFWLQDWTGQRNFTSSDKDIGRVGLWWNWEVDSTHYPNWEGFISQLQHKENITVLTYINALLTDVSERGTPYQHNYWQEAISKGYFVKNGSGDVWVGYTKGSLVDLSNPNAYNWYKEIIVKNMLATGVKGWMCDFGESVPLDAQLWQGQDPQEWHTRYPEVWGRLNQEAITEATNRGLSHGKDVVYFMRSGATFSAANTGLFWLGDQTVTWDEHDGLTTIIIGLLSSGLSGYSLQHSDIGGYTAVDLKVVKYLRSKELLMRWCELAAFTSMYRSHLGTLPNENWQFNSDDETMLHYFKMARLYKSLSTYRTSLMVEAEQQGIPLVRPMFMEYPDDKMMYSIDLSLQFMFGSEILVAPVYKPHEVKVNVFLPGSTSWINLWTNKEYTGEGSWVVIEAPMGQPCVLRKKDSPVGEEIVASMYKYGLLSM; via the exons ATGGATATCACTGACTATGGCTCTAAAAGTGGCAGTGGTGGCCATAATGTGGTATATTTCAATGGTACCATTTGCAGTAGCACAACATTTTCGCTCACGTTTCAAGCAGACAGCGTATCAGATGGAAATCAAATGTGGTCTCATTTACAGTTGAACTTCTCCATATCAGAAAACTCACCTTATAACCAGTTATGGCTGTCATACGGCTGTGCAGAGGATGAACACTTTCATGGATTTGGTGCCCAGTACTCAAAATTTGACATGAAGGGGCATCGCCTGCCATTGTTCCTGTCTGAGCAAGGGGTAGGTCGAGGGTTGGAACCGTTGACGCGTATCTTAGATGAAGTCAGCAAAGGATCGG GAGGAACTTGGTACACCACTTATACACATGTTCCATTTTACCTGACCAACTACCACAGAGGATTTCTACTACTGTCCCCTCAATATTCAGTGTTTGACATGACTGAGAAGACAACGGTGAGGATTGAGTTGAACAGTCGCTCTCTGCAGGCTCGGATTATTGCAG GGACATCTCCTAAAGAGGTGGTCACATCTTACAGTGCATTTACTGGTCGGATGAAGAGACTCCCTGATTGGCTGAACAAAGGGGCAGTGGTTGGAATGCAAGGAGGCACTGATGCCGTTCTGCAGGTGTTATCACAAATCAAACTTGTCACTGGGTCTTCTGATGATGTTGCCGGTTTCTGGTTACAAGACTGGACAGGCCAGAGGAACTTCACCAGTTCTGATAAGGATATTGGGAGGGTAGGACTTTGGTGGAACTGGGAG GTTGACTCCACTCACTATCCAAACTGGGAGGGGTTCATATCACAGTTACAGCACAAAGAGAACATCACTGTACTGACCTACATTAATGCCTTACTTACTGATGTGTCTGAACGTGGTACACCATACCAACACAACTACTGGCAAGAGGCAATCAGCAAGGGCTACTTTGTGAAGAATGGATCAGGTGACGTGTGGGTGGGCTATACTAAAGGTAGTTTAGTAGACCTGAGCAATCCTAATGCCTACAACTGGTATAAGGAGATCATTGTTAAG AACATGTTAGCTACTGGTGTGAAAGGGTGGATGTGTGACTTTGGTGAGTCAGTACCTTTGGATGCTCAACTGTGGCAAGGACAAGATCCACAAGAATGGCACACACGTTACCCGGAAGTGTGGGGGCGGCTTAATCAAGAGGCCATAACTGAGGCCACTAATAGGGGATTGAGT CATGGCAAAGACGTTGTTTACTTCATGCGCAGTGGAGCTACGTTTAGTGCAGCTAACACAGGACTGTTCTGGCTTGGAGACCAGACTGTCACTTGGGATGAACATGATGGACTAACAACAATTATTATTGGCTTGTTGTCCAGTGGTCTATCAGGGTATTCTCTGCAACACTCTGACATTGGAGGGTACACTGCCGTAGATTTGAAAGTTGTCAA GTACTTGAGATCTAAAGAGTTGTTAATGAGATGGTGTGAACTGGCAGCATTTACAAGCATGTATCGGTCCCACTTGGGCACTCTCCCCAACGAGAACTGGCAGTTCAATTCTGATGATGAGACGATGCTCCACTACTTCAAGATGGCCAGGCTGTACAAGTCTCTTTCCACCTACCGTACCTCATTAATGGTGGAGGCAGAACAGCAGGGTATTCCCCTAGTGAGACCGATGTTTATGGAATACCCAGATGACAAAATGATGTATAGCATAGACCTCAGCCTGCAGTTCATGTTTGGGTCTGAAATACTAGTTGCTCCTGTGTACAAGCCTCATGAGGTGAAGGTGAATGTATTCCTGCCTGGCAGTACCTCATGGATAAATCTCTGGACCAACAAGGAATATACAG GTGAAGGTAGCTGGGTAGTGATTGAAGCTCCTATGGGTCAACCTTGTGTCCTACGAAAAAAGGATTCTCCTGTTGGTGAAGAGATTGTTGCCAGCATGTACAAATATGGACTACTTTCAATGTAA
- the LOC136259764 gene encoding sulfoquinovosidase-like isoform X1, which yields MNIPRYSKMSLAMLLLTAVLIFLGTYANDLYEVDAEVDALHVEDAKVTKYSTGPFNIVYDPQGDSLIEIYDGTSLVWFSSSSEKDKIFAGAATITETVEQNGGVFVIDDKVTETCDEMDITDYGSKSGSGGHNVVYFNGTICSSTTFSLTFQADSVSDGNQMWSHLQLNFSISENSPYNQLWLSYGCAEDEHFHGFGAQYSKFDMKGHRLPLFLSEQGVGRGLEPLTRILDEVSKGSGGTWYTTYTHVPFYLTNYHRGFLLLSPQYSVFDMTEKTTVRIELNSRSLQARIIAGTSPKEVVTSYSAFTGRMKRLPDWLNKGAVVGMQGGTDAVLQVLSQIKLVTGSSDDVAGFWLQDWTGQRNFTSSDKDIGRVGLWWNWEVDSTHYPNWEGFISQLQHKENITVLTYINALLTDVSERGTPYQHNYWQEAISKGYFVKNGSGDVWVGYTKGSLVDLSNPNAYNWYKEIIVKNMLATGVKGWMCDFGESVPLDAQLWQGQDPQEWHTRYPEVWGRLNQEAITEATNRGLSHGKDVVYFMRSGATFSAANTGLFWLGDQTVTWDEHDGLTTIIIGLLSSGLSGYSLQHSDIGGYTAVDLKVVKYLRSKELLMRWCELAAFTSMYRSHLGTLPNENWQFNSDDETMLHYFKMARLYKSLSTYRTSLMVEAEQQGIPLVRPMFMEYPDDKMMYSIDLSLQFMFGSEILVAPVYKPHEVKVNVFLPGSTSWINLWTNKEYTGEGSWVVIEAPMGQPCVLRKKDSPVGEEIVASMYKYGLLSM from the exons ATGAACATACCCCGCTATAGTAAGATGAGTTTAGCGATGCTGTTGTTAACTGCTGTACTAATATTTCTTGGAACATATGCAAACGACTTGTACGAAGTGGATGCCGAGGTGGATGCACTTCATGTGGAGGACGCAAAGGTGACTAAATACTCCACTGGACCTTTTAACATCGTGTACGACCCACAAGGAGACTCTTTAATTGAAATATACGACGGTACATCTCTGGTGTGGTTCTCTTCAAGCTCTGAAAAGGACAAGATCTTTGCTGGTGCAGCTACAATCACAGAAACTGTTGAGCAGAATGGAGGAGTGTTCGTGATCGATGACAAGGTCACTGAAACGTGTGATGAAATGGATATCACTGACTATGGCTCTAAAAGTGGCAGTGGTGGCCATAATGTGGTATATTTCAATGGTACCATTTGCAGTAGCACAACATTTTCGCTCACGTTTCAAGCAGACAGCGTATCAGATGGAAATCAAATGTGGTCTCATTTACAGTTGAACTTCTCCATATCAGAAAACTCACCTTATAACCAGTTATGGCTGTCATACGGCTGTGCAGAGGATGAACACTTTCATGGATTTGGTGCCCAGTACTCAAAATTTGACATGAAGGGGCATCGCCTGCCATTGTTCCTGTCTGAGCAAGGGGTAGGTCGAGGGTTGGAACCGTTGACGCGTATCTTAGATGAAGTCAGCAAAGGATCGG GAGGAACTTGGTACACCACTTATACACATGTTCCATTTTACCTGACCAACTACCACAGAGGATTTCTACTACTGTCCCCTCAATATTCAGTGTTTGACATGACTGAGAAGACAACGGTGAGGATTGAGTTGAACAGTCGCTCTCTGCAGGCTCGGATTATTGCAG GGACATCTCCTAAAGAGGTGGTCACATCTTACAGTGCATTTACTGGTCGGATGAAGAGACTCCCTGATTGGCTGAACAAAGGGGCAGTGGTTGGAATGCAAGGAGGCACTGATGCCGTTCTGCAGGTGTTATCACAAATCAAACTTGTCACTGGGTCTTCTGATGATGTTGCCGGTTTCTGGTTACAAGACTGGACAGGCCAGAGGAACTTCACCAGTTCTGATAAGGATATTGGGAGGGTAGGACTTTGGTGGAACTGGGAG GTTGACTCCACTCACTATCCAAACTGGGAGGGGTTCATATCACAGTTACAGCACAAAGAGAACATCACTGTACTGACCTACATTAATGCCTTACTTACTGATGTGTCTGAACGTGGTACACCATACCAACACAACTACTGGCAAGAGGCAATCAGCAAGGGCTACTTTGTGAAGAATGGATCAGGTGACGTGTGGGTGGGCTATACTAAAGGTAGTTTAGTAGACCTGAGCAATCCTAATGCCTACAACTGGTATAAGGAGATCATTGTTAAG AACATGTTAGCTACTGGTGTGAAAGGGTGGATGTGTGACTTTGGTGAGTCAGTACCTTTGGATGCTCAACTGTGGCAAGGACAAGATCCACAAGAATGGCACACACGTTACCCGGAAGTGTGGGGGCGGCTTAATCAAGAGGCCATAACTGAGGCCACTAATAGGGGATTGAGT CATGGCAAAGACGTTGTTTACTTCATGCGCAGTGGAGCTACGTTTAGTGCAGCTAACACAGGACTGTTCTGGCTTGGAGACCAGACTGTCACTTGGGATGAACATGATGGACTAACAACAATTATTATTGGCTTGTTGTCCAGTGGTCTATCAGGGTATTCTCTGCAACACTCTGACATTGGAGGGTACACTGCCGTAGATTTGAAAGTTGTCAA GTACTTGAGATCTAAAGAGTTGTTAATGAGATGGTGTGAACTGGCAGCATTTACAAGCATGTATCGGTCCCACTTGGGCACTCTCCCCAACGAGAACTGGCAGTTCAATTCTGATGATGAGACGATGCTCCACTACTTCAAGATGGCCAGGCTGTACAAGTCTCTTTCCACCTACCGTACCTCATTAATGGTGGAGGCAGAACAGCAGGGTATTCCCCTAGTGAGACCGATGTTTATGGAATACCCAGATGACAAAATGATGTATAGCATAGACCTCAGCCTGCAGTTCATGTTTGGGTCTGAAATACTAGTTGCTCCTGTGTACAAGCCTCATGAGGTGAAGGTGAATGTATTCCTGCCTGGCAGTACCTCATGGATAAATCTCTGGACCAACAAGGAATATACAG GTGAAGGTAGCTGGGTAGTGATTGAAGCTCCTATGGGTCAACCTTGTGTCCTACGAAAAAAGGATTCTCCTGTTGGTGAAGAGATTGTTGCCAGCATGTACAAATATGGACTACTTTCAATGTAA
- the LOC136259782 gene encoding centrosomal protein of 41 kDa-like, which translates to MSSRGSSGKKIDYLNKRIPENPKYKHVKHAVDTGASITSYLEKVEEIKKNYKYRRDEIFKRIKVTTFAQLILQVAESELERDTSLTSQGSTSSGQDLITPQEDEKENEEPPPTARSTVSSLVCGIGELDVGSSQPPPPVQCQHHCTNLPYLLLDVRDRESYDQCHIIGAQSYPAVTLSRSCNYFTREILDFKNKPGKIIILYDEDEHIAPQAATTFVQREVDNIFMLSGGLKVLYKVFPDGMLTGQVPKTCYPSPPPSARKSLKTPVRSPPPTAIPSPAPHREYFTPDDLDSIQAKLDDALLSSDGGLSSRATSRSSTVASSRATTQSSSRPTSKPWK; encoded by the exons ATGTCCTCGAGGGGCTCTAGTGGGAAGAAGATCGAT TACCTCAATAAACGGATTCCAGAGAACCCGAAATACAAGCACGTTAAACACGCAGTTGACACTG GTGCTAGCATCACTAGCTATCTTGAAAAGGTAGAAGAGATTAAGAAAA ATTACAAGTATAGAAGGGATGAGATATTTAAGAGAATAAAAGTCACAACATTTGCACAACTG ATTCTTCAAGTTGCTGAGAGTGAGTTAGAGCGAGACACATCACTTACATCACAAGGAAGTACTTCCTCAG GTCAAGACCTAATCACACCTCAGGAAGATGAGAAAGAAAATGAAGAGCCACCACCAACAGCCAGATCAACTGTATCAAG CTTGGTATGTGGTATTGGAGAATTAGATGTTGGCTCTTCGCAGCCACCACCACCAGTTCAATGTCAGCATCACTGTACAAACTTACCTTACCTGTTGCTTGATGTACGGGACAGGGAGTCTTATGATCAGTGTCATATTATAGGAG CACAGTCCTATCCAGCCGTCACGTTATCTCGATCATGTAACTACTTCACTAGAGAAATTTTAGACTTT AAAAACAAACCTggtaaaataataattttgtatgACGAAGATGAGCACATTGCACCTCAAGCTGCAACCACATTTGTTCAACGTGAAGTCGATAACATCTTCATGTTGTCTGGAG GTTTAAAGGTACTGTACAAGGTGTTCCCTGATGGAATGCTAACAGGTCAAGTTCCCAAGACATGCTACCCATCACCACCACCTTCAGCGAGGAAATCACTGAAGACTCCTGTAAGATCTCCACCACCTACAGCTATACCATCACCAGCCCCACACAGGGAGTACTTCACACCAGATG ACCTGGATAGCATTCAGGCTAAGTTAGATGATGCACTGCTGAGCAGTGATg GTGGATTATCTTCAAGAGCTACCAGTAGGTCATCCACAGTGGCTAGCAGTCGAGCAACTACACAGAGTAGCTCTCGGCCTACCTCAAAACCTTGGAAATGA